DNA from Massilia sp. KIM:
GTGGTTCTTCACGTCGCCGCCCGGCACACCGGTCAGGAAAGCGATCGTATAGGAATCCGCGTGCGGATAGGGGATCAGGACCGGCGTGCGGAATGCGTTGCCGGACGAGGAGAACAGGGTGTCCGAGACCTGCTTGACGCTACCGTAGAGCGAGCTGACCACCGGCACGCGCTTGAGCAGGCGCTCGCCCAGGCGCACGATGTAGCCGCCGACCAGGTTGTTGGTCAGCAGGCCGGTGAGGAACACGATGGCGATGGTGAGCACCGCGCCGACGCCCGGGATGTCGCGGCCGAACAGGGTGTGCGGCTGCCAGGCCTCGGGGACGATCAGGAGGGACTGGTCGAGGGTGCTGATGATGATGTTCAGCACCCAGGCCGTGATGGCCAGGGGGACCAGGACCAGCAGGCCGGTAATGAAATATTTGCGCATCGCTTCTCTTGTTCTTGTCGGCCGCGGCCGGGCTGGGTGCCCGGACCGCGGCGCGGGGTCAGGTGCTGCTCTTGTCGCCGCCGCTGCTCGGGGTCGCGGGCGCGGCCGCGGGCGCACTCGCGCTCTCGGTCGAGCCGCTGGAACCCGAGCTGGAGGCGCCGGTCGCCGGCGGCGTGCCGCCGCGGAAGTCGGTCACGTACCAGCCGGTGCCCTTGAGCTGGAAGCCGGCGGCGGTCACTTGCTTCTTGAAGGCCGGCTTGCCGCACGACGGGCAGGTCGTCAGCACAGGGTCGGATACTTTTTGCAGCACATCTTTGGAAAAACCGCATTCGTCGCAGCGGTAAGCGTAAATCGGCATGTGATACTCCGCAAAAATCTTCAAAACCCTGAATTATAAAGCTTTTACGGCGGGATTTGCCCGCCGCCCTGCCACGCGGCGGCCACAGCCGCAACTGCGACGCGAAAGGGTGTTGTTTTTCACCATCGTCAACATCTGTTTCGTTTGCTCAAGGGGGGCCGAGGTGATTTAATACCATCTTTCTTGGAAACATCATGGCCGCAGGTAAAGACCTGGTGCCCCGAGTTAAGAAGAAACAGAAGATCGGGCGCGGTTCTGCATCGCCGTCCGTCCGTACAAGAACACTATCTTGAAGGCCCGCGCGAGCGGGCTTTTTCTTTTTCGGGCGTCTTTTCCGCGTGCGCGTACGCGTGTTCATCGATTCAAGCAACGCCAACCCAAGCCCCAAGCTCGTCGTTCCGGCGAAGGCCGGAACCCAAGTTTGTGTGCGTGGCTGCGGCGCAAAACTTGGGTTCCGGCCTTCGCCGGAACGACGTGCAAGAGTAGCGGGGTGAAGCTTGGGTTCCGGCCTTCGCCGGAACGACGTGCATGAGTAGCGGGGTGAAGCTTGGGTTCCGGCCTTCGCCGGAACGACGTGCATGAGTAACGGGGTGAAGGAAAGGCAGCGGGCAGCGGGCAGCGGGTGGTGCTCACAGCGCTAGCGGACCGCGGCGGGTGGCGCTGACAGCGCTAGCGGACCACGGCGGACGCTCCGCCGCATCGCACGGCTATTTGCGGCGCCACACCATCCAGCGCTCCCGGCCCTCGAACACTGCAAGCGAGTCTTCGACCGCCGAGTCCTCGACCAGATCGAAATGCGGCGCCAGCAAGCGCTCCAGCTCCTCGCGCGGGATCCCGAACGGCGGCCCTTTCGACCGCTCGCCGAAATAGAAGAACCCGGCCAGCAGCTTGCCCGGCCCCAGCAGCCCGGCCCAGCGCGCCACGACCTGGTCGCGCATTGCCGGCGGCAAGGCGCAGAAAAAGGCGCATTCATACACCACGTCCAGCGCCTTCTCAGGCTCCCAGGCGAAGAAATCGGCCTGCACCACCCTGCCCGCCCACCGCCCGGCGATGCGTTGCGCGCGCTCGACGGCCAGCGGCGCGAAATCGATCGCGCTCGCGTCCCAGCCCTGCTCCATCAGCCAGGCCAGCTCGTAGCCGCTGCCGCAGCCGGGAATCAGGATCGTCCCCGGCCGGCCGGCCGCGGCGAAGCGGCGCAGCTCCAGCGGCACCCCGCCCCGGTCCCAGGGCGTGAAGGCCTGCGCGAAGCGCTCGTCCCAGAAGCCCGGCTCGCGCGGATCGCGGCTCAGGAACTCCGGCATGGATCAGGCGCCGCCGAGCTGCAGCAGGTAGAAACCGATCGCCCCCACGCCCAGCCCCGCCATCAGGAAGGCGACCACGCCCAGCAGGCGGTTGGTGCGACGCTGCTCGATCAGCACCATGGCCAGCAGGTCGGACTGGGCCACGTGCGGACTGGCCACGTGCGGATGGGTCTCGCGCTGCAGCGCCTGGTGCAGCAGGCGCGGGAACTGCGGGAAGATGTGGGCGTAGCGCGGCGCCTCGGCGCGCAGGCGCTCGACGAAGCCCTGCCAGCCGACCTGCTCGCCCATCCAGCGCTCCAGGTAGGGCTTGGCGGTCTTCCACAGGTCGAGGTCGGGGTCGAGCTGGCGTCCCAGGCCCTCGATGTTCAGCAGGGTCTTCTGCAGCAGCACCAGCTGCGGCTGGACCTCCACATTGAAACGGCGCGAGGTCTGGAACAGGCGCAGCAGGATCTGGCCGAAGGAAATGTCCTTCAGCGGCCGGTCGAAGATCGGCTCGCAGCAGGCGCGCACCGCCGACTCCAGCTCGTCCACCCTGGTGCTGGGCGGGGCCCAGCCGGATTCGATGTGGGCTTCGGCCACCCGCTTGTAGTCGCGGCGGAAGAAAGCCAGGAAGTTCTGCGACAGGTAATCCTTGTCGAAATCGTTGAGGGTGCCGACGATGCCGAAGTCGAGGGCGATGTAGCGCCCGAAGGTCTCCTTCTCCACCGAGACCAGGATGTTCCCCGGGTGCATGTCGGCGTGGAAGAAGCCGTCGCGGAAGACCTGGGTGAAGAAAATCTCCACCCCGTCGCTCGACAGCTTCTTGAGGTCGACGCCCTCGGCCGCCAGGCGCTCGATCTGGGACACCGGGATGCCGCGCATGCGCTCCATGGTGATCACGCTGCTGGAGCAATAGTCCCAATACATCTCGGGCACCATGAGCAGGGTCGAGTTGGCGAAGTTGCGGCGCAGCTGGGCCGCATTGGCCGCTTCGCGCATCAGGTCCAGCTCGTCGTGCAGGTATTTGTCGAACTCGGCCACTACCTCGCGCGGCTTGAGGCGGCGCGCCTCGCCCCACACCCGCTCGATCAGGCTGGCGGCCATGTGCATCAGGGCAATGTCTTCGTCGATCAGCTTCTTCATGCCCGGACGCAGCACCTTGACCGCGACTTCCTTGCCGTTCTTCAAACGGGCGAAGTGGACCTGGGCGATCGAGGCCGAGGCCACCGGTTCGCGGTCGAAGCTGGCGAACAATTGATCCGGGTGGGCGCCCAGCGAGCGCGTGATCTGGGCCACGGCCAGGTCGGGGTCGAAGGGCGGGACGCGGTCCTGCAGCAGGGCCAGCTCGTCGGCGATATCGGGCGGCATCAGGTCGCGCCGGGTGGAAAGCAGCTGGCCGAACTTGACGAAGATCGGGCCCAGCTCCTCCAGCGCCTGGCGCAGGCGCACCGCGCGCGGCGAGGTGATGCGGCGC
Protein-coding regions in this window:
- the ubiB gene encoding ubiquinone biosynthesis regulatory protein kinase UbiB encodes the protein MILKFLRLLRILTVFTRYGLDEIAVSSINAPRTARMMNTFFFWRRITSPRAVRLRQALEELGPIFVKFGQLLSTRRDLMPPDIADELALLQDRVPPFDPDLAVAQITRSLGAHPDQLFASFDREPVASASIAQVHFARLKNGKEVAVKVLRPGMKKLIDEDIALMHMAASLIERVWGEARRLKPREVVAEFDKYLHDELDLMREAANAAQLRRNFANSTLLMVPEMYWDYCSSSVITMERMRGIPVSQIERLAAEGVDLKKLSSDGVEIFFTQVFRDGFFHADMHPGNILVSVEKETFGRYIALDFGIVGTLNDFDKDYLSQNFLAFFRRDYKRVAEAHIESGWAPPSTRVDELESAVRACCEPIFDRPLKDISFGQILLRLFQTSRRFNVEVQPQLVLLQKTLLNIEGLGRQLDPDLDLWKTAKPYLERWMGEQVGWQGFVERLRAEAPRYAHIFPQFPRLLHQALQRETHPHVASPHVAQSDLLAMVLIEQRRTNRLLGVVAFLMAGLGVGAIGFYLLQLGGA
- a CDS encoding DUF502 domain-containing protein, whose translation is MRKYFITGLLVLVPLAITAWVLNIIISTLDQSLLIVPEAWQPHTLFGRDIPGVGAVLTIAIVFLTGLLTNNLVGGYIVRLGERLLKRVPVVSSLYGSVKQVSDTLFSSSGNAFRTPVLIPYPHADSYTIAFLTGVPGGDVKNHLVGDYVSVYVPTTPNPTSGFFLMMERSKVVELDMTVDAALKYIVSMGVVAPDEATTK
- a CDS encoding FmdB family zinc ribbon protein, encoding MPIYAYRCDECGFSKDVLQKVSDPVLTTCPSCGKPAFKKQVTAAGFQLKGTGWYVTDFRGGTPPATGASSSGSSGSTESASAPAAAPATPSSGGDKSST
- a CDS encoding methyltransferase codes for the protein MPEFLSRDPREPGFWDERFAQAFTPWDRGGVPLELRRFAAAGRPGTILIPGCGSGYELAWLMEQGWDASAIDFAPLAVERAQRIAGRWAGRVVQADFFAWEPEKALDVVYECAFFCALPPAMRDQVVARWAGLLGPGKLLAGFFYFGERSKGPPFGIPREELERLLAPHFDLVEDSAVEDSLAVFEGRERWMVWRRK